Proteins encoded within one genomic window of Glandiceps talaboti chromosome 3, keGlaTala1.1, whole genome shotgun sequence:
- the LOC144433342 gene encoding glycoprotein endo-alpha-1,2-mannosidase-like, whose protein sequence is MARLLRVQKIFIVLILSCFTFGCIFTIISVTSIDQLGPLFGEHPDKLSKWTSNNQHKGASKDIDNKLKFDNQHDALQHINDAAGGHPKVAAGSKNKKKSEDNQHDAVHNVDEEAGALPKVAAGMQMTQKSKDERKPVLPIVKQDSVHVENVDKIPELLGYPEVNYNVHVFYYPWYGNPKNDGKYIHWNHGYIEHWNKREAQRWPVGRHQPPNDIGANFYPELGCYSSKDKYVIDNHMQQIRSAGIGVVVVSWYPNSRSDAEGIPSDSLMPSLLDAAHKYQLKVAVHSEPYKERDDSMLHDDMKYLITTYGKHPAFYKYEWKGKQLPLIYVYDSYLTKSTLWKRLLKPDGAHSIRGTDYDAVFIALLVELKHKTDIVSSGFDGFYTYFATSGFTYGSTYQHWDELSKFAKHSGLLFIPSLGPGYIDTSIRPWNAQNKRQRLNGQYYENAFKQALDVNPAIVSITSFNEWHEGTQIEKAVPKKTISFTYLDYKPYEPDYYLKLTRKWVDNFTEKQRNKKRAFI, encoded by the exons ATGGCCAGACTTCTAAGGGTGCAAAAGATTTTCATTGTACTCATTTTATCCTGCTTTACGTTTGGATGTATCTTCACCATTATTAGTGTAACCAGTATCGATCAGCTTGGACCTCTGTTTGGTGAACATCCAGACAAACTGTCAAAATGGACATCAAATAACCAACATAAAGGAGCATCGAAAGATATAGATAACAAGTTAAAATTTGATAACCAACATGATGCACTGCAACATATTAATGATGCAGCCGGCGGACATCCTAAAGTTGCAGCTGGAtcgaaaaataagaaaaaaagtGAAGATAACCAACATGATGCAGTACACAATGTTGATGAGGAAGCTGGTGCTCTTCCTAAAGTTGCAGCTGGAATGCAAATGACACAAAAAAGTAAAGATGAGAGGAAACCAGTTCTTCCTATAGTTAAACAAGATAGTGTCCATGTTGAAAATGTTGATAAGATTCCTGAATTGTTGGGATATCCAGAAgtcaattacaatgtacatgtgttttacTATCCTTGGTATGGAAATCCcaaaaatgatggaaaatacATCCATTGGAATCATGGATATATAGAACACTGGAATAAAAGAGAAGCACAGAGATGGCCAGTTGGTCGGCATCAACCACCCAATGATATTGGGGCTAATTTTTACCCAGAATTGGGATGTTATAGCTCAAAGGATAAATATGTCATTGATAATCACATGCAACAAATCAGATCTGCAGGAATAG gtgtggtGGTTGTATCTTGGTATCCGAATAGTAGATCTGATGCTGAAGGCATTCCTAGTGATTCTTTGATGCCATCACTGTTGGATGCTGCACATAAATATCAACTTAAG GTTGCTGTACACAGTGAGCCATACAAGGAACGTGATGACAGTATGCTTCATGATGATATGAAATATCTCATTACTACATACGGAAAACATCCGGCATTCTACAAGTATGAATGGAAAGGAAAACAACTGCCACTGATCTATGTGTATGATTCCTACCTGACTAAGTCTACACTATGGAAAAGACTGCTTAAACCGGATGGAGCACATAGCATCCGAGGAACCGACTATGATGCTGTATTTATTGCCCTTCTGGTGGAATTAAAACACAAGACTGATATTGTAAGTAGTGGTTTTGATGGTTTCTATACCTATTTTGCAACCAGTGGATTCACCTATGGTTCTACCTACCAACACTGGGATGAGCTGTCCAAATTTGCCAAACATTCAGGTCTACTCTTCATACCTAGCTTGGGACCTGGTTACATCGATACTAGTATTCGGCCATGGAATGCACAAAATAAACGTCAGCGCCTGAACGGACAGTATTATGAAAATGCTTTCAAACAGGCATTGGATGTGAACCCAGCAATAGTGTCAATTACTTCATTCAATGAATGGCATGAAGGAACCCAAATAGAGAAAGCAGTGCCAAAGAAGACAATTTCATTCACTTACTTGGATTACAAACCTTATGAACCTGACTACTATTTAAAACTAACCAGGAAATGGGTTGACAATTTCactgaaaaacaaagaaacaagaAAAGAGCTTTCATTTAG